Proteins from one Physeter macrocephalus isolate SW-GA chromosome 16, ASM283717v5, whole genome shotgun sequence genomic window:
- the ARL14EP gene encoding ARL14 effector protein, with product MMDPCSVGVQLRTTNECHKTYYTRHTGFKTLQELSSNDMLLLQLRTGMTLSGNNTICFHHAKIYIDRFEDLQKSCCDPFNIHKKLAKKNLHVIDLDDATFLSAKFGRQLVPGWKLCPKCTQIINGSVDVDSEDRQRRKPDSDGRTAKALRSLQFANPGKQTEFAPETGKREKRRLTKNAAAGSDRQVIPAKSKVYDSQGLLIFSGMDLCDCLDEDCLGCFYACPACGSTKCGAECRCDRKWLYEQIEIEGGEIIHNKHAG from the exons ATGATGGATCCATGTTCAGTTGGAGTCCAGCTTCGTACCACAAATGAGTGCCATAAAACCTACTATACTCGTCACACAGGTTTCAAGACTTTGCAAGAATTGTCATCAAATGACATGCTTTTACTTCAGCTTAGAACTGGAATGACACTTTCTGGGAACAATACAATTTGCTTCCATCATGCAAAAATTTACATCGACAGATTTGAGGATTTGCAGAAGTCATGTTGTGACCCATTTAACATACACAAAAAACtagccaaaaaaaatttacatgtaatTGATTTAGATGATGCCACTTTTCTGAGTGCAAAATTTGGAAGACAGCTTGTACCTGGTTGGAAACTTTGTCCAAAATGTACACAGATAATCAATGGAAGTGTGGATGTTGATTCTGAAGACCGGCAGAGAAGAAAACCTGATTCAGAT GGAAGAACTGCTAAAGCTCTGAGGTCATTACAATTTGCAAACCCAGGAAAGCAAACTGAATTTGCTCCAGAAActggtaaaagagaaaaaagaaggcttACAAAAAATGCAGCTGCTGGTTCAGACAG ACAAGTGATCCCAGCGAAGAGTAAGGTCTATGATAGCCAGGGTCTCCTGATTTTCAGTGGAATGGACCTGTGTGACTGCCTCGATGAAGACTGCTTAGGATGTTTCTATGCTTGTCCTGCCTGCGGTTCTACCAAATGTGGTGCCGAATGCCGCTGTGATCGCAAGTGGCTATATGAGCAAATTGAAATCGAAGGAGGAGAAATAATTCATAACAAACATGCTGGATAA